Below is a window of Eschrichtius robustus isolate mEscRob2 chromosome 13, mEscRob2.pri, whole genome shotgun sequence DNA.
CCTTAGACTTCGTGCTAAGTGTTTTTATATTCACCAGCTGACTTAATTCTCATATTTATTACTCAATGAGGGATATATTTTACTATCCCCACTTTATAGGTGAGGAACCTGAGGCACCAACAGGTTAAGTAACACACCGAGCGGCACACAGCCCTCACCATCGGAGGTCAGAGCACCTGCCCGCACTCGCTACTTTCCCTAAGGAAGCATGACGCTTTGAGGGGGTTTAAGAAATTCACATCCATACAGCAACTGAATAGCAGCATTTGTCAAATTTCATAGATGCAACAACAAGAGTGCCTGTAGCTTAAGGAGAGTTTGAGTAGAAAACGACCTCAGGGCTATTTATTAACTAGCCCACTGACTCTCTGGGAGGACCAAGGAATCAGTCGGGGTCAGAGGCCACAAGGCCAGGAATGAAGTCCAAGTTACCACCACGGATGTTTCAGGCTGTGCCAGATATGGCAAGTctccccagcagccccaggaagggGCACTGCAGCTGGCACCTTGGTCCCTGCTGGCTCTGAAGTGGGTGTTTCTGGGCGGCTCCTGCAGGGGGGTGTCTTCACTTGACCCCCTTCCATAGTAGCACACGAGTGTGTCTGATTGGTGCAGCCTGGGTCACGTGCCTGCACCCTGGCTGCAGGGAGGCTGGGACATCAGAACTCCCCACGTAGGAGGGAGCTTCCCACAATACTGTGAACATTCCCAAATCATGATTATCGGGTACTGAAGGGGCCAGGAACAAATCCCTCTGACCGCCCCCCTTCCCAAGGGCTCTTGCTGAATAGACCAGAGGACACTCCGTGGCCTGGCATCACCCTGGGGCTGCGGcaaggtgggggcagggagcacgGAGGGGAACCAGAAGTCAGGGATCCTAGTCCTGGCTCAACCCTTCGTGAGTCAACGTGACTCGCTCAACCCTGCGTGAGTCAACGTGACTCACGGGCCGGTCACTTCATCCCAACACAAAGTGGGGAGTGGGGGCCAGCTCCTGGATCATGGGGCTGATTTTAAGAGTCTGTGAAATAATGTGCCAACAACACCGTAACCCATGATGTCTCATGCCAACATCAAGTATCACTGTAACTGAACACAATACACTTTTGTGTTTCTTACTAACTGAGATCCAGCTTTTCCCAGGGCtggccagccagccagcctgctTGTTTGTAACACACGAGTGACTCTTGCTATGCTGAGAAGAGGTCTTGGGCTAAGGATGTAAACATCAGCTCCAAATTAGGCTCTGCATATGGTGGACTAACAACTCGATGCATGTGAGGTCATGTGAAAAACCGCTTCCAGCCGAGGTCCGCTCCAGACTTGGCTACGGTGCAGCCGGAAATACTTACCACGGATGTTTCAAAACATTCCAGGCCTTGGCCCAGTGCCCATGTCCGGGTCTGGGCCGACTCCACCACTCGCCTGCTGGCCAGGTCTGTCTTGTTCCCCACCAGCGCACCTACTCAAGAGAAACAATCGGAGCATCGCATTTAACCGTGGCCGTCTGGGAGGACAGCTGGAGAGATAAAAGAGCAAGCAGCCTAATTTTGAGGTGTGTAAAACCTCATCTGAGAGAGGCTCCCTGATCCGAGGTGATGAGCACGACCGGAGACCCTGCACCGGCCCCCGAGGGCCGCAGCAGAGCGGGAGGCCGGCGCTTTGCACCTGCAGCTTTCGCTCAGCCCCTCTGCTAGACCTCCCGGGTACCTGTCCGCCTCCTCTCCCTAAGGCTGCAAACCGTGAAGGCGAGGACCAAGCTGATGTGAGCATTTGCGATCATTCCTAGCACATGGAGCAAACTTTCAAAACGGTCATTAACACTAATCTGAGGGCTGCGCTCAGAGTCAGGGATTCAGAGGTAATTTGGTTCTGTTGCCAGCTGCATCCGCTGCGGCTAATTTTTGAGCCTGTCTCTGGAGATCGCTTTCCCTGGTCTCTAATGAGGAGAATTTGTTGATCTCACATAGGGATGAAAAATAAACTGATTGAGAGCATTCAGAAGTGAAAACGGGCCTTGCATGTTTACTCGTGCCCCACATATAGGAGAAAATGAGGATTGCTTCCCTGGGGTTAGCTTCCCGGAAATAACAACTCATATTCCTATCACAGCACCTTCCCCCTTATCATCTTGAGTCACCCCATAACCCTGCCAGGGGGGGCGTCAgcaggcccattttacagactcacagaggtggggccacTCCCTGAGGTTTCCGTGGTTGCTGAGGCAGAGCCAGGGTACAGTCCAGACCATCACACTCAAAGACCAGGGCACCCTGTTTCTGCACCCACAGCCATTTCTGCAGTGACCTTGTGCTCCTGAACTTGAAGGTCAGAGGTGCTGCTGGAAACCCCGGATGCCTGCAGCTCGTACCTGGGAGGGTGGCGCCTGGAATCTGTGACCGAGCCTTCTCCAGCCACTTGCTGCAGTTGGTGAAGGACTGCTCGTTGGTCACGTCGTAGACGAGACACAAGAGGTTGGGACTCTCCCACTGTGCAAAGGGGACAGGATGGGGACGTGTCACTGACAGCGAAAGTGACTTCTAGACTGGGAGGAAATGTGGCCTTCTAAGGGAAGGGACACGTGGGCAGAGGGAAGTGAAAAATTCTAAAGGGGATGTGAATCAGAAAACCGAGCCACATCCACAGAAGGAAACGATTCACCCACAGGAATGAACGGGAGGGCTGGGTGAAGCGGCGGGGAAGGCCTAGGCCTGGGATGGTGACGGCGAGGGCGAGAGCTCGCATCCGTGCCAGGCTCTCTGCTGGGCGTTTTCTGTGCATCATCGTGAAACCTCCCAACGTTGCAGGGCTGGTCTGAAGATCCCTACTGTGtagctgaagaaactgagttcAGAGAGGGTAACTgacttgcccaggtcacacaggcTTTAAACACCAGGGTGGGGCTGAGGCTTTTCTCTACCCAGAAACGCTTTGCCTGCCCCGGTTCCATTAACTCATTCTTCTACTCATTCTTGTAGAGGGCCCACTATTATGCAAGGTGATATGCTTTTCTGCTTTGCAGGCCTGAAAGAGCATCCTTTTTTCATTAGCCACTCACTGGAAGCTGGTTTGCTTACATTTTCCTAATAAGGGCCGGCTTTTCAAAAGGCAAAGGGCACTTTCTGCTTCTCCTGCAGTGTATCAGCCCTAATCCAAACCAGACCAGCAACTGGACAGGGTTCGCTGTCCCAATTAAGAACCAGGGCTATGCTCTCGGGGGCTGGCACCTTCAGGGGCTGCTGAGTCCTGGGCCATCCTGCTGCCTGGCACGGGGCCGTGGGGCAGCCCTACTTTGGGTGTGAGGCTAGTCCTGGTGCGTGTGACTCTTGGCGATGCCCTGGTCTCTGCGGACCCCCATCCTGCACAATTAGAGcctggtttatttctggggtgtTGTCACCTCCCAGGGTGTGAGGGAGAATCCTTTTCCCTCCAGCTGTCCTTGGAAGGTCAGCCCAGGATTGGCTCTGGAGGCCTCACCCTCCTGCCCCTAAGGCAACCCTGGCTGCCCTCCTGGAGGTGTCCAGGCTGGGAGGAGCTTGGACTAAATTGATGATCCCTTCACACCTTCACTCCACAGACTAAAGAGCTCTAGCTAGAGTCACACTGACCACCCCTGTGCACATGCAGGAGAGACCTCCTTCCTCCAGGCCCCAGTGAGGGGACCGGGCACGGGCAGCGTGTGACCCTGACTTGTCCAGACACATAATCTCCTCCGCTGGGCAGCGTCGGACAGTGTACATGGGAGCCACGTGGGAAAACACCAAGAACTGATGCGTGAGGCCAGCCCTGTGTGAAATTACCATCATTAGATCTATTTCTCTTAGGCGGAAAAAAAAGGGTGGCAGCAAACAGTTTCTATTAAAATGTAGCTGTTCTTGGAAAGGCAGGGGAGGGCTCTGGAGATCTCAAACCTTCTAAGTAGCTCACTGGCCCACATTAGCGGAACCGTTACCTTGGAAGGTACAGCAAGCTGGATCCTAAGAGGAAGGCTGGGCGGGCTGGATGAGCCTGGGGCGGCAGCAGGGGCGGGTCCCAGAGCACACCTAGGTGGGACCAGGGGGTGGGCTGGGAAGGTGAGCCTCACTGTGGGGCCTCTAGGGCACCCCCTAGCGGGGAAGGAAATCTTTGCTCCAGAcccaggaggtggaggagggctgAAAGCACACCCCCAGGAGGGGGTTGCTCCAGAGAAGGGAGGCCCCGGAGTAGGGGGCTGCGAGGACCGAGGTGCTCAGCTCTGGTGCATTGGGAGCCAGCCATTCCGGGGCTGGGGGGGAAGCAATCACGAATCACATGCAAGAGCTCCTACCTGCCAAGGGGTCACAAACCCCAAGGCTGGGAGGAATGCCCCTTACAGGATGTTGCCATGGTAGCTTCTCCTGGCGGCTGCAGTGAAGTGAAATTTCTGTGAGGGCATCGTTAAGGGGCAAACCTTTGGCGGGAGGTGGTGGTGATAGTTAGGAAAAAGACTGAATGCTACTTGCCAATTTATCCAGCATTTCAGAAAACAGCTCCTTGCCGGCCGAGTCAAGAATGAAGAGTTCCTGGAATCAGAAAGACAGGTCCCAGGAAAGCCTACACATGGGGAAACCCCTGGCTGCAAATCCCCGATAGGACTCCCAGCGCACCTTCAGGGTGACACACGCatgcgcacgtgcacacacatttgTCTTTCGCCCAAGGCACGAGGAAGACGGTGGGAGGGGGAACGAGCTCAAGTACCATGGTTTCCCACCCCAACTGGCCCTTTCTGGGCGGCATCTCACCTCTCCTAACCCCGAGTGCAAAAATACCAGGAACAAGCTGACTTCCCACCTGGCAGAACAGAATGCTAGACAGGCTGACAAGTACTCTGTTTTCCAAAAGGTCATTCTGCACTTTGTTAACcaaattgattttcaaatcttAAAACGATCCTTTTCAAAGGAGGTCACCGAGGAGGCCTGGGGAAGGCATTTAAATTAGGACAGTCTGTCACGGTTCTGGATGGCTGAGGTGTGATTCTAGCAGAGGGCGCAGGGCGACCCTTCCTGCCCGTGTCCGAACCTTCACCGGCCCAGGTGAGAGCCCCTCCCCAATGCTGCCATTCCAGGAAGTTTCCCCTAATTTCCCCGTTAACTTCCCGCTGCCTCTGGCCTCTGGCACACGCTGCCTGAAGGTCAGCAACCTCCTTTGCTTTGCACATTGGTTGTTGGTGCATTCATCTTATCCCTTCTCATTGTATCCGGGGTACTTAAAACTGGTTTTTGCTCATGGACCTCTTTAAGAATCTAGCAATTCTTAAGCCTTCTCTCCAGAAAAGCACATGCAAACCCAGCATCTTGCAATTCAATTTCAAGGGTCGAGGCTTCCCACAGAGGGACCCAGGTTAGGAACCTCAATACTCGGTAAGTTCTGAGGGTAAGACTCAGAGCCCTgtcttcctcacttcctcttcctCATCCCTTCTATACAATGCTTCCCGTGTTCCCCCCAGCCTGTTCCTGAATGCTCAGACAAGTCTAGGCTAAGTCCTGGCACTTTTAGGTAGCTAGTCAGACATGAGTGGGTCTCGCCCCATCCTGGACGGGGTCATCTTTCCTTCCCCAACCTGGACACTAGTGATCAGAACCCACCCAGAGACCCTCCCTCTTCTAGTCAAGGATCACCAGCCTTATCAGgaccaagcaggataaacccaCCAGCACAGGTCGATGCAGGTGCGCCAAGACCTAAAAGGTGTCTCAAGGTAACCTGGGGTTCATTATGCCGTATTTGTAATACATAAGCATTGCGGTTTGGGTGCTCGTGCGCAAGCGCCTGTGCACTAGGGGAAACGTTACAGAACCTAAAGCTGTCAATCAACTTGTCAGGCAAATGAcgcaggacacagggagggaccaCCACTCTAAAAAGCCCAGCTCTACCCCACTGCGGGCTGCTTCTGGTTTCCAGACAGCCCACTCTCATTCTTTCTTGGGAGTGTACTCTTGCTCTGCTTAAGAAAACTCTTAGTACTTAAAACCATTCTACGTCTCTCGACTGAAATCTTTCCCTTGAGAAGGCAAGAACTGAGGAAATCGCTGTCCCCCCCGGTGACAGCACTGCCTCTCTCCCAGGGAGGATGACAGTGACCACGGAGCCCTCGGGCGCAGCTGGGGCAGCACTGAGTCCCCTTGGGGCGAGGGCACCACTCACCACACTGTCCCCTGTGTCAGGGACTGGCACCGTCTTCACCACCAGATCCACCCCTGTTGTCTGTGGAGGAAAAGGGAGAACACGCACGTCAGGGGTCCCAAGGGGACGTGGGGTCCCAAGGGGATGCATGTCCCCGGCTCAAGTGTCTGTGCTCTGGACTCACTTCTGGTGTGGAAGTCAGAGAGGCCCTAGTCTCGTCCAACCCCCTGCCCACGAGCGAGCTGTACACGGTGACCAGCCGACCACCGGCCAGGCTGCTCCACACACTGCCCCGTGCCCCGTGGCTTGTGGCCATACTGTCAGGCCTCTTAGGGCTTCTTAAGGACATTTGGAAAGTCACTGCCCCAGGGTTATCTGATCACTTGTCTTTAAGCCTCCGCCAGGCCTGCCACGCCCACATCTCACCAGGGTGTAGTTCTTCTGGAAATGGGCTCCGTCGCTGCGGAAGATCTGGGCCAGGGCGGTCTTGCCCACGGTTGGGTCTCCTGTGAGGTCAGAGTAGAAGAAAAACACCGCTTTCATCCTAAGCTGACTGGAGGCTCTCCCACTACAGAACGCTGTTCTAGAAACCGAAAACCTCAATGAGTTCTCAGGGAAAAGGTGCTTGATTCTCATGGGAACTTGCTCTGGGGTCGCTGGCAGGGCAGCGGGTCCGTGAGACCCATCTTCCAAACCCATGACGGCCAGTCTCTTTTCTTCCGGGCTAATCCTTCCATCTACAGAAACCCACCCAGAAGGTAACAGAGCTGAAGGAGGGCTTCTGAGCACTGGAAATAGAACTGACACTCTTCCACTGAAACACACCCGATGGGGAAAACCTGTCCCTTTCAAACTTGAAATTACTTTGAAGGTTTGAAGGTAAGGAAGTGTGACCAGGTACAGACTTAACAGGTTCAGCTCTCTAATGGAACCACTTTGAGCTTAGAGCGTCCATCCTGAGACTCCTGCATACTTTTCTGGGGTCGGGGGGAGAGGGTGAGAGTTGGGTGGGTTTCTACATTTATGAGAAACAAAAAGTCAGGGGCTACATTTGCCATCCTGAAGCCCATTTCCAAGTGACAttttccacctccacctcctggtAACCCACCTGCGACCACTGCGGGCCCATCTTCCCAGGGCCTCTCCTGTAAGTCGATCGGCAACAGCCACTGTTTCCTCTAAGCCCGTCTCATACCTACCGGCTCCATCTCCTCGGCTTTCCTTTGTTAGTGGAAAGCCCCATAAACTGGTACCTGGAAACTAAAGATCTATGTCACAGTTTCAAGTCTGAGACCTGGACCTTTCACAAGGTGATCAGGGGCAATTTATTCTGGAGTTCCTCCCGGGCCCCCAAGGGTGCTGGAGGCTCTCCGTGCCCATCCTTAATTCTCCTGCACCCTCCCCACGTCCCCACCGGTGGCTCTGCGTGGCTTCCTTTGATACCACACTGTGTTCATCTGCAAGACCTTTTCCACCTTGAGAGTCTCACACTGATTCTCCCTCCATCACCCAGCACCCTGGCAGAACACCTGTCTGCTGCTTTCTCACCCCCTTGATCCTCAGCAAAATCACCACGCTCGCATCCTTCTGACTTGCATCCCTTGATGTAATCGTCTCACCTTCACCCCGTTTTACAGGCAGCTTCAACTTGCCTCTTTACTTGACTCCTTGATAGCCTGCCGCTCTGTTCACTTTTCAGTTTTGACTCTTCTCACCTATAATTTTCTCTTGTGAGACAATTATTTGCCTACTCGTGGCATTTCATTTCACGTTAACTCCTCCAGGTCTGAGTGGGCTAGTCAggtcttgcttttctatttgccACCACTTCTTAGAAGGGAACCAACACGGGTTGAGCCTCTGTCATGGACCCATTCATACAACCTCATTCGCTCCTTCCCAGACCCCAGGTCCCAGCCTCCACCCCCCCGCCGGGGACTATCATTAacctcatttgacagatgaagatactgaggctcagagaagctgggTAACCTGCCTAGGATTCCAACATCGCCCTCTCTCCGCCAGATCCCACTCCTCTCCTAGAGCTCAGGGACCCTTCTGACCCATTTCTAACACTGTCCCTGCAGTTCCTCATCCCTGCAGCCTTCCGGGACACTGGGGGGGACGACCGTGGGCTGGACTTTCACTGGGTACCCACCCATCTCAGGGCAAACAGGGCACATCTGGTGCAATGACTGCATCCACCCTCCCGATGTCAATTTTGCTTCTGAATCCAGTTGGAAATTGGCTCTTCCCGCTTGTGAAATTCCCCACAGATTTGTTCTGGTTAATTTCATAACTCTTGCTTCCGACTGTCAGTCAGAGTCACCCACACTTCTGGAAAACCTCCTGTGTCGGCTGAGGAGGGATCCGAGTGAGCCCAGGAAGGGGAGACCACTGATAAACACATTTGCAGGGCAACAGAATGACAAGTGCAAATTCAAATAGCACAAGCTGAGAATCAAGGCGTCTGAGGGTGCAGGGAGGAGAGAAGCTGATGAGGGGTTTCATCAgcggggaggacttccctggaggaggCTGAGCCCAGGGGTGACGGCGGGGGGTGGGTGCACTGCTTGATGGAGAGGGTGCCATCTGCAAAGGCACGATGCAAGGTCACCTGTGACCTCGTAATTGCCAAGTCCAGTGGTTTTTCCTCAGTTCTCACACTCCTCAATGTCTCTGAAGGATGAATCGGCTTGAAGCAGCACCCCGCCCCCGGCAGCCCCCTGGCCCCGGTGACCCCACACCGGCCTGGTCCTCCTGCCGCTCTGCCTGCCTCCCAAATGTGGACACTCCTGTGGGCCTGTCCTTGGTCCTCTGTTCCCATCTACTCGGTCCCACTTACTCTCGTTACCTTGACTGTCACTTCTCGCGCCAGGATCCCTCTCCGAAGCTTTGTGTTTCCAACACCCTGTGGTGTTTCCACTGGAATGTCAGGCCTTCACGCGATCTCAGTGCCTACAGCCAGGCTGGGTCCTGAGCAGTCCCGCCCATTTATCTTACTTGTTCTCTTCACCACTCTCGATGTCCCCAGACTTCACCCACGGTCACCTCTGAaggctcctcctccttcctcccaagGCCAGTCAGCCTCCTCTTCATTCCCTACATCATCCTCTGTGTCTCCAGCCCGCAATTCCTTTGTTGTCATGACCAACACTGCCCTAGTTACCTCAAACTTCAACCTGGGCTCCTGTCTCAGCCCCAAACCCACCCATCCATGCTCTGCCTTGTGATGCTGGAGCTGGGACTCTGCACACGTTTCTCTTTTGCCAGGGATTTCCCGTCAGGCTCTGCCAGTGTGAATTCAAGAGCAAGACGGGAGGgctgggggcgggcgggggggtgGGACTTGCTCCTTCCCCTTTGCTTGCTGTTTCTCTTAGTGTTATCCTAGTGATGGCCTTCACCCAGCATCAAAGGTTAGTCGCTGCCTccaactgtgttttgttttgtgtttttgcacTTCTGGACCAGCCTGAGTATGCCCCCTCAGAGACACCAGCGTCAGTGGGCAGCGTCCCCTTCTCAGAGGTCTGCAGCTCAGCTCCCAGCACCCATCTGCGCTTCGAGGTTCTGACAACCTGCCCTCTTCCCTCTCGTCCCGCAGCCCTGGGAGGAGGCTCCTTCCTGAAGTTACTCTCTGTGCTGCCTTACCGTCCCCTTTTGTCTTTCCAGTCCTCCAGTACCTGTTTAATGAACACCCCACACTAAATCCTCACTGTCGAGATACCTGTGTAGTTTCAGCTTTTTGTCTGGACCCTGCCTCATGTAGCACTTGGTACCAGGAGTGGTCTCAAGACACAGACCCTCAGGATGGTCTGGAATTGGTTTGGCGGTTTCTCACCCTAAACATGGGGCTGAGCTCCTGGCCAGTGGGCAGTGGGTCCTAGTGATGGGTGGCACGTGCTGGCGTCACACACTGGGTACCACCCCAGCCAGGCAGTGCCCCCTCCTCAGAGGTCTGGATCCCAGCTCAGGGTTGGGGGAGGTTCTTCTTCAAGCTTCTGACAACACTGACCTCCACCCACCAATTCTGTGACATCACAATGTTGTCTTCTGGCTTTTTCAGTTCTCTGACACACGCTGAACCAATTCCATATACTAAACTCTCTCTGTTGAAATGCCtaatgtattttctgttttcttgactAGGTCTGGACTGAAAACACTTCCCAACTGGCCCtctctcctttttgtttttctccctgcTCTAACGCACCCTGAGCTTGGCATCAACAGACAGATCTTCATAAAACAGTGCTTTCCTCCGGTGACGCTCTCACACAGAGCCTGTCAAAGGATTCTTTCCGCTGTacacccctccccaccttccaaCTCTGTCTCTGACTATCCCTTACACAAAATCTGGGCTCTACAGTCCTATTCTCTTGATCCCCGAAAATTCCTCGAAGATAACCTCCTTTCAGGTCACCCTAATCCAAATCCTAATCCTGCTCAGTCTCTGCCAGGCAAAGCTCAAACATGTCCTTCCTGCCCAGCCTCTGAAGGTCGTTTCTCGCTCCTTTGTCTTTACCTGCGTGGCTAGTG
It encodes the following:
- the IFT27 gene encoding intraflagellar transport protein 27 homolog, producing MVKLAAKCILAGDPTVGKTALAQIFRSDGAHFQKNYTLTTGVDLVVKTVPVPDTGDSVELFILDSAGKELFSEMLDKLWESPNLLCLVYDVTNEQSFTNCSKWLEKARSQIPGATLPGALVGNKTDLASRRVVESAQTRTWALGQGLECFETSVKEMENYEAPFHYLAKQFHHLYREKLEVFQALV